The following coding sequences lie in one Cloeon dipterum chromosome 1, ieCloDipt1.1, whole genome shotgun sequence genomic window:
- the Noc2 gene encoding nucleolar complex protein 2 — protein MGKKAKNKQQAPALSKADEMKIKQMITAGSAVDDSDSELSDLEDSEFDDEAEEIEFGSDQEAEDGDNEEEAVEEEEADDVDEENAEAEESDANASDEEETEDEPGKSKNDIGTSKQHKDALNRLKDTDPGFYKFLLENDKDLLNFDASDSDSEAGDDGDKFHKPPETLQEDSDESDNEREEEYTGNQIKITKAMIEEWGENLKSEGSLEVVAEVVKAFQCAIVQLHGKDEEDTSNLKYHFVGAGHFNTLMQACLSYMFPALKKILKMPGNLSIAQPMKSKRWKKARQHIKLYLATLLQYLELVSSEEVQTVMLKHFHQMSLFVVCFPKMCKTALKLLVKFWSQGLSQPIRILAFLCLARFACNKQNQMLEMVLKVMYATYVRNTRFLSPSVLANVSFMRISLVELFYVDEAAAYQLAFLYIRQLAIHLRTAVRVHKKETLQTVCNWQYVSSLQLWCALLARTTKSSPLRMLLYPVVELAIGIVQLFSSPQYYPMRFHCARMLTFISRGSSTFIPVLPLLFDVLDSYDFNRKHKHLSMKPLSFACILRVNKHQQLEKAFKDTIIEQIYSIALEYLASQSYSIAFPDLVIPLTSQVMNFIKNCKVAEHVKKMKSLLDKIQENSKFIEEARKTRNVNLTKETDLDAFDAFVRSKVSPMDTFYQNWRSANEERKVIRQKHEFTEEMVPKIKKHAKKAISEGPAELFPSDDEDSDTNILKGVSSDEEAAEVEEKPKKRKKKAANKQPAKKAKTREFEDEEEDTADIVEDLDLDDF, from the exons ATGGGGAAGAAAG CAAAAAACAAGCAGCAGGCTCCAGCTTTGAGCAAAGCTGacgagatgaaaattaaacaaatgatAACCGCTGGTAGTGCGGTAGATGATTCAGATTCTGAGCTCTCAGACTTGGAAGATTCTGAGTTTGACGACGAAGCtgaagaaattgaatttggttcTGATCAAGAAGCTGAGGACGGTGACAACGAAGAGGAAGCTGTTGAGGAAGAGGAGGCGGACGATGTTGACGAGGAAAATGCTGAAGCTGAAGAGAGTGACGCTAATGCTAGCGATGAGGAGGAG ACTGAAGATGAACCAGGGAAATCTAAAAACGATATTGGAACGTCTAAACAGCACAAAGATGCTTTGAACCGTTTAAAGGATACAGACCCTGGCTTCTACAAGTTTTTGCTCGAGAACGACAAAGATTTGCTCAATTTTGATGCGTCCGACTCTGACTCAGAAGCTGGTGATGATGGTGACAAGTTCCACAAGCCACCTGAGACCCTACAA gaagACAGTGATGAGAGTGACAATGAAAGGGAAGAAGAGTACACTGgcaaccaaattaaaataaccaaaGCTATGATTGAGGAGTGgggcgaaaatttaaaatccgaaGGCTCCTTAGAAGTTGTTGCTGAGGTGGTCAAGGCATTTCAGTGCGCCATTGTCCAGCTGCATGGCAAGGACGAGGAAGACACAAGCAACTTGAAATATCACTTTGTAGGGGCTGGAC ATTTCAACACCCTGATGCAAGCTTGCCTCTCTTACATGTTTCCTGCgttgaagaaaatattgaaaatgccTGGGAATCTTTCCATAGCGCAACCTATGAAAAGCAAACGATGGAAAAAAGCACGCCAGCACATCAAACTGTACCTGGCTACATTGCTACAA TATTTAGAGTTGGTATCGTCTGAAGAAGTGCAAACAGTGATGCTGAAGCATTTCCACCAAATGTCACTGTTTGTGGTGTGCTTcccaaaaatgtgcaaaactGCTCTGAAATTGCTCGTCAAATTTTGGTCTCAAGGACTAAGCCAGCCAATTCGCATCCTCGCCTTTTTGTGCTTGGCACGCTTCGCTTGCAATAAGCAAAACCAAATGCTTGAAATGGTTCTGAAG GTGATGTATGCGACTTATGTCCGAAACACGCGCTTCCTCTCACCCAGCGTGCTTGCAAACGTCAGTTTTATGAGGATTTCTCTCGTGGAGCTCTTCTATGTTGATGAAGCAGCTGCATACCAACTGGCTTTCTTGTACATCAGGCAGTTGGCCATTCACCTCAGGACTGCCGTCAGGGTACacaaaaag GAAACGCTGCAAACTGTCTGCAACTGGCAGTATGTGAGTTCTCTACAATTGTGGTGCGCCCTCTTGGCTCGCACCACGAAGTCTTCGCCATTGAGAATGCTTCTCTACCCAGTTGTTGAG TTGGCCATTGGCATCGTGCAGCTGTTCTCCTCGCCGCAATACTACCCTATGCGGTTCCATTGCGCGAGGATGCTGACTTTCATCAGTCGCGGCAGCTCGACGTTCATTCCAGTCCTTCCGCTTCTCTTTGATGTGCTTGATTCATATGACTTCAACAGAAAGCACAAACATTTGAGCATGAAGCCGCTGTCGTTCGCCTGCATCTTGAGGGTGAATAAGCACCAGCAGTTGGAGAAAGCTTTCAAAGATACGATCATTGAGCAAATCTACTCAATTGCGCTTGAGTATCTGGCATCTCAGAGTTACTCGATCGCATTTCCAGATCTTGTCATTCCCTTGACAAGCCAG gtgatgaatttcattaaaaattgcaaagttgCTGAGCACGTGAAGAAGATGAAGAGCCTTCTGGACAAAATCCAAGAGAATTCCAAGTTTATTGAGGAGGCTAGAAAAACCAGGAATGTCAACTTGACCAAGGAAACTGATTTAGATGCCTTTGACGCTTTCGTTAGGAGCAAAG TGTCACCTATGGACACTTTCTATCAGAATTGGCGATCAGCCAATGAGGAACGGAAAGTTATACGACAAAAACACGag ttcacTGAAGAAATGGTGCCCAAAATCAAGAAGCATGCCAAAAAGGCAATCAGCGAAGGCCCAGCAGAACTATTTCCTTCTGATGATGAGGACTCTGACACAAATATCTTGAA GGGCGTCAGCTCTGACGAGGAAGCTGCTGAGGTAGAGGAGAAGCCGAAGAAGAGAAAGAAGAAAGCAGCAAATAAACAACCTGCTAAAAAAGCAAAGACTAGAGAATTCGAGGATGAGGAGGAGGATACTGCAGACATTGTTGAAGACCTTGATCTTGACGACTTCTAA
- the LOC135934338 gene encoding muscle-specific protein 300 kDa-like: MEQCEELLPEQEKDIEELLRLSEQITQLLGLEDSTSAGLALVKDVETLNKRLGNVRSAIVQLAEAAEKRAIEGEVCSDDLKNTRNFLDNVQESLSVVEDLNMKDAEKQLESLRSHLLSLGKAECQIQAIREKSVEYSPAATEPENNLCIVEILQLWQQVFRETFQQYHRLSARLVRSQDGAEALRLWQEYLQHVQSFLSTSIPEDYHSLTEHQHLCEVHQNLLSSQHTLLQSKQVEAANDNSNDLDKNLAGQFSSLTNQHNETLSRIMERHSQVKSRISAWDKYRTDQTTLLAWLKDMEKERYQLQLQYVHIQLVPKVLNLIRNLLDKIAEGQSQLDNLKHQQLQLLKFSDQTLAASIQMEHAAITQRINNLQAGLETWRDFLLRVLDLHTNFELQANVIQSKLNDIKSITCRSCPTSNTEIMATIDSLRAQRTALTELIPSLEELNVVHEQLKECVSPADAKKLNQRMWLLWQQHGDLDHQIALLIHHLEEKLALKNVFDARQERFLTWVEDIDSRVKLTRSVYPNSLMEDTNHMEREMESEITLKERELKWLNSTGADLLVAENDEDRRSKTAEQIQQVQDAWNQMQLARKTKSSKLSSIQQTFTQLESQISDLRTWLYNMEAKLLTPLVFRSTREEDIKEKLKEAEEIKKSIEKQSSNLASTLNLFEMFMVDCDSNKMLIDTNPLQLAVDSLEKRWANVCDLAEERKRKISSVWVHLQELERLCSEQEEWLNTQESVLTQIEENSKGVPKEEVQPLVGQVEDLLEQVAARNSTLQQLEQQYSKMVMESSGSFDNLCEITATMRQSLARWIRLPQIASLLLSKLRNLQQHNSQFITAHNNAVMALTTIDVKLTQLQHLKSENEPPQQTLKALQALEAELDSHNETFENADKLGLAVMQSMEGDDFSSIQSMIDEYQDLWSSIQKRIGEFRATLQAVKEKPSKKSKKKQRAEQQQQAAAEQKPEPLTLVNESIQVSTLEFETDQAVQVDTLPPLMRLTSKEGYQLELDSALKECADHLDALQNAIECSTPQIAEATIAANNLVRLIGMCQSSIDFVKHLSSILSEQDQASLELEKQTEIQYLMERFNKLLSDAHNREKHFRDVRSTHDEAFAVLCEHGKAKLTCPLCTNKNWQQLDNDIWRLEKWLQYAEGTQSGQKTPPTNIEQLEDVIQDNREFLLDLDSHKSIVVSLNIVGSHLADNTEDKGKAESLRARLKSMNSRWEAVCQRAANWQTQLQTTLLESREFHNTIDELNTWIKRTENCIRQTEPIDLTEDISVIENKFDKFRELKCELERCEPRVISLQEAAEQLLRHCEAPRGSNTWSRLTDLRLRLQSLRRLCGVYIVKLGAVLGRDPSEFSTIRPSHFDSTSLYNLPPLVDQAGASRLSASADELRLNRAGESGDEVDTTVLSRSCQFLGRVVRASLPIQALMLLLLGVAALVPSSQEDFSCTMANSFARSLEPMLRYPNGPPPI; the protein is encoded by the exons ATGGAG CAGTGCGAAGAATTGTTGCCTGAGCAAGAGAAGGACATCGAGGAGCTGCTGAGGCTTTCTGAGCAAATTACACAGCTGCTTGGACTGGAGGACTCGACATCCGCAGGACTGGCACTGGTCAAGGACGTAGAGACGCTCAACAAGCGTCTCGGCAATGTGCGTTCAGCCATCGTCCAGTTGGCTGAGGCCGCCGAAAAACGCGCGATCGAGGGAGAAGTGTGCAGTGACGATCTCAAGAACACCAGGAACTTCCTAGACAACGTCCAAGAG tcACTCTCGGTTGTTGAGGACTTAAACATGAAGGACGCCGAAAAACAACTAGAATCTTTGAGGTCACACCTCTTGTCTTTGGGCAAAGCTGAGTGCCAGATTCAAGCGATACGAGAAAAATCTGTTGAATACAGTCCTGCCGCCACCGaaccagaaaataatttatgcatcgTTGAAATCCTACAG CTTTGGCAACAAGTGTTCCGAGAAACATTCCAACAATACCACCGCCTGTCTGCTCGTCTTGTCCGTAGCCAAGATGGCGCGGAGGCTTTGCGCTTGTGGCAAGAATATCTGCAACACGTTCAGTCCTTTTTGTCCACATCCATTCCTGAAGACTACCATAGCCTAACAGAACATCAGCATCTTTGTGAG GTGCATCAAAATCTTCTTTCTAGTCAACACACATTGTTGCAATCGAAGCAAGTCGAAGCCGCAAACGACAACTCGAACGACTTAGATAAAAACCTCGCAGGACAATTCAGCTCACTCACCAACCAGCACAACGAGACCCTGTCCAGGATAATGGAAAGACATTCCCAGGTCAAAAGTCGTATATCAGCCTGGGACAAGTATAGGACGGACCAAACAACTTTGCTGGCTTGGCTGAAAGACATGGAGAAAGAGCGGTACCAATTGCAGCTGCAATACGTCCACATTCAGTTGGTGCCCAAGGTGCTCAACTTAATCAGAAACCTGCTGGACAAGATCGCTGAAGGACAGTCTCAGCTGGACAACCTAAAGCACCAGCAGTTGCAGTTGTTGAAGTTCTCCGACCAGACATTGGCAGCCTCCATCCAGATGGAGCACGCCGCCATCACCCAGCGCATTAATAACCTGCAGGCTGGTCTTGAGACCTGGAGGGACTTCCTGCTCAGGGTGCTTGATCTGCACACGAATTTTGAGCTGCAAGCTAATGTGATTCAGAGCAAATTAAACGACATCAAGTCCATCACTTGTAGATCATGTCCTACATCCAATACAGAAATTATGGCAACGATCGATTCACTTCGG GCGCAACGAACAGCACTGACCGAATTGATTCCTAGCTTGGAAGAGCTGAATGTGGTTCATGAACAGCTGAAGGAATGCGTCAGCCCTGCCGATGCAAAGAAATTGAACCAGCGAATGTGGTTGCTCTGGCAACAGCACGGAGACTTGGACCACCAGATAGCATTGCTGATCCATCACCTAGAAGAAAAATtggctttgaaaaatgttttcgatGCTAG GCAAGAGAGGTTCCTCACATGGGTAGAAGACATTGACTCAAGAGTTAAGCTAACTAGGAGCGTTTATCCCAACAGTCTGATGGAAGATACAAACCACATGGAGCGGGAGATGGAGAGTGAAATCACGCTGAAAGAGAGGGAACTGAAATGGCTGAACTCGACTGGCGCCGATTTGCTAGTGGCAGAAAACGATGAGGATCGGCGATCAAAAACTGCTGAGCAAATTCAGCAGGTGCAGGACGCCTGGAACCAAATGCAGTTGGCGCGCAAAACAAAATCGAGCAAACTGAGCAGTATCCAGCAAACGTTCACTCAGCTCGAGTCTCAAATATCAGATCTGCGAACTTGGTTGTACAACATGGAGGCGAAATTACTCACTCCACTGGTGTTCAGATCTACCAGGGAGGAGGACATCAAAGAAAAGCTCAAAGAGGCGGAg gaaattaaaaagagtatAGAAAAGCAGAGCAGCAACCTGGCATCCACCCTCAACTTATTTGAAATGTTCATGGTAGACTGCGACTCGAACAAGATGCTAATCGATACAAACCCTCTGCAGCTGGCTGTGGACTCTCTGGAGAAGCGGTGGGCAAACGTTTGCGACCTGGCAGAGGAACGAAAGCGAAAGATCAGCTCTGTGTGGGTGCATCTGCAGGAGTTGGAACGGCTGTGCAGTGAACAGGAGGAGTGGTTGAACACCCAGGAATCGGTTCTCACGCAAATTGAAGAGAACAGCAAGGGAGTGCCAAAGGAGGAGGTGCAGCCGTTGGTGGGCCAGGTGGAGGATTTGCTGGAGCAAGTGGCCGCCAGGAACTCCACCCTTCAGCAGCTTGAGCAGCAGTACTCAAAGATGGTAATGGAGAGCAGCGGGTCCTTCGACAACCTGTGCGAAATCACGGCGACCATGAGACAGTCTCTGGCGCGCTGGATCAGACTGCCCCAAATCGCCTCTCTGTTGCTGTCAAAGCTGAGGAATCTTCAGCAGCACAATAGCCAGTTCATCACGGCGCACAACAATGCTGTCATGGCTCTGACAACCATCGACGTCAAGTTGACACAGCTGCAACATCTTAAGTCTGAAAACGAACCGCCCCAACAAACTCTTAAAGCACTGCAGGCCCTTGAAGCAGAACTGGACTCGCACAACGAAACTTTCGAGAACGCAGACAAACTTGGCCTAGCTGTGATGCAATCCATGGAGGGTGATGACTTCTCCTCCATCCAATCTATGATTGACGAGTACCAGGATCTCTGGAGCTCGATACAGAAGCGCATCGGTGAATTCCGAGCTACTCTTCAAGCAGTTAAAGAAAAACCTTCCaagaagagcaaaaagaagcagcgtgccgaacaacaacaacaggCAGCTGCCGAGCAGAAACCAGAACCTCTGACCCTGGTCAACGAAAGCATCCAGGTGTCCACTCTGGAGTTTGAGACTGATCAGGCTGTGCAAGTTGATACCCTACCACCGTTGATGAGACTGACCTCTAAAGAGGGCTATCAGTTGGAGCTCGACTCGGCGCTGAAAGAGTGCGCAGACCACCTGGACGCGTTGCAGAACGCCATCGAATGCTCCACCCCGCAAATCGCGGAAGCCACCATTGCTGCCAATAATTTG gtCCGTCTTATCGGAATGTGCCAGTCGTCCATTGATTTTGTAAAGCACTTGAGCTCTATCCTCTCGGAACAAGATCAGGCTAGCTTGGAACTGGAAAAACAAACCGAAATTCAGTATTTGATGGAGCGATTCAACAAGCTACTCTCCGATGCCCACAATCGGGAGAAGCACTTCAGAGATGTCAG GTCGACGCACGACGAAGCTTTTGCCGTTCTATGTGAACA TGGCAAAGCAAAACTGACATGTCCGCTGTGCACCAACAAAAACTGGCAGCAGCTCGACAACGATATTTGGAGACTGGAAAAGTGGTTGCAGTACGCTGAAGGCACCCAGAGCGGCCAGAAAACGCCACCGACCAACATAGAACAGCTGGAGGATGTCATTCAAGACAACAGG GAGTTCCTCCTTGATCTCGACAGCCACAAAAGCATTGTCGTGTCCCTGAACATCGTGGGCTCGCATTTAGCGGACAACACGGAAGACAAAGGCAAAGCGGAGTCACTGAGGGCGCGTCTGAAAAGCATGAATTCTAGATGGGAAGCCGTGTGCCAAAGAGCTGCCAACTGGCAGACACAACTGCAGACTACCCTTCTAGAG AGCCGCGAATTCCACAACACCATTGACGAGCTCAACACGTGGATCAAAAGAACCGAAAACTGCATACGACAAACCGAACCAATCGACTTGACCGAAGATATATCAGTTATTGAGAACAAATTCGACAAATTTAGG GAGCTGAAATGCGAGCTGGAGCGGTGTGAGCCGAGAGTAATTTCCCTGCAAGAGGCGGCAGAGCAATTGCTGCGCCACTGCGAGGCCCCCAGGGGCTCAAACACGTGGAGTCGGCTCACCGACCTCCGTCTGCGGCTGCAGTCCCTACGTCGCCTGTGCGGTGTTTACATCGTCAAGCTGGGCGCCGTGTTGGGACGTGATCCTTCCGAGTTCAGCACAATTCGACCTTCCCATTTCGATTCCACTTCCCTTTACAACTTACCCCCC CTTGTGGACCAAGCAGGTGCTTCCAGACTGTCAGCAAGTGCAGACGAGCTGCGTctcaa CAGAGCTGGCGAAAGCGGCGATGAAGTGGACACAACGGTGCTGAGCCGCAGCTGCCAGTTCCTGGGCCGCGTCGTTCGCGCGTCACTGCCCATCCAGGCGCTGATGTTGCTTCTGCTGGGGGTGGCAGCGTTGGTACCGTCGTCGCAAGAGGACTTTTCTTGCACCATGGCCAACTCGTTCGCCCGCAGCTTGGAGCCAATGCTGAGATACCCTAATGGTCCACCTCCTATCTGA